A single window of Paenibacillus sp. SYP-B4298 DNA harbors:
- a CDS encoding SDR family NAD(P)-dependent oxidoreductase — protein MRNYLIFGASKGLGDAFVKGLPEQGDRVWIVSRSKPASLELQDGVTRTWIAADLSQPTAAQVIAGSIQAEKIDVLIYNVGIWEREGFEEHYTFDKDEPSDIANMIHVNMTSTITCIQAVLPQLRRSEAGKIILIGSTAGLEHTNNAQVTFVASKFGLRGIAHALREHVRKDGIAVTCVNPGELAAEVPYEEGAERAIEEYNGTRIPVQDIVSVVRCIVSLSKVSCVKEIHIPAITDLNA, from the coding sequence TTGAGAAACTATCTTATCTTTGGCGCTAGCAAAGGGTTAGGAGATGCCTTTGTAAAGGGATTGCCTGAGCAGGGCGATCGGGTGTGGATCGTCTCCAGGAGCAAGCCGGCCAGTCTGGAGCTGCAGGATGGTGTTACGCGCACATGGATCGCTGCCGATCTGTCGCAACCAACTGCTGCTCAAGTCATAGCGGGGAGCATCCAGGCGGAGAAGATCGATGTACTTATCTATAACGTCGGTATCTGGGAACGTGAAGGGTTCGAGGAGCACTATACCTTCGACAAGGATGAGCCCAGCGACATCGCCAACATGATCCATGTCAATATGACCTCTACGATCACTTGTATCCAGGCGGTACTGCCCCAGTTGAGACGGTCGGAAGCAGGCAAAATCATTCTGATCGGCTCGACAGCCGGGCTGGAGCATACGAATAATGCCCAGGTGACCTTTGTCGCCTCCAAGTTCGGCCTGCGCGGCATTGCTCACGCCCTGCGTGAGCACGTTCGCAAGGATGGCATCGCCGTCACTTGCGTAAATCCGGGGGAGCTGGCGGCAGAAGTTCCTTATGAGGAGGGTGCGGAGAGAGCGATTGAAGAATATAACGGCACCAGAATTCCTGTCCAGGACATCGTCTCGGTCGTGCGCTGCATCGTGAGTCTATCCAAGGTTTCCTGCGTGAAGGAGATTCATATCCCGGCCATAACCGACTTGAATGCGTAA
- a CDS encoding RNA polymerase sigma factor, producing the protein MAFNQLVYKLIFSYVKNHYSAQDIVQEVFIKAFTSPPHQLDRSKICIWLRTLAKNGAINHLRKHKRMIPSTFENEILLHQQGLFHETLEQSFEREQYYAALISSIAKLPQRLKQILYLYCFENLSYRHISEKLHISEGSVRQCLYRARKILKDDMMLRNEKIL; encoded by the coding sequence TTGGCATTTAATCAACTCGTGTACAAGCTGATCTTTTCCTATGTGAAGAATCATTATTCCGCTCAAGACATCGTTCAGGAGGTATTTATCAAGGCGTTTACCTCGCCCCCACATCAATTGGACAGAAGCAAAATCTGTATCTGGCTTAGGACTCTTGCAAAGAACGGGGCGATTAATCATCTGCGCAAGCATAAGCGTATGATTCCGTCCACCTTTGAGAACGAGATATTGCTACATCAGCAAGGCCTGTTTCACGAGACGCTAGAGCAATCCTTTGAGAGGGAACAATATTATGCGGCATTGATCAGCAGCATTGCTAAGCTGCCACAGCGGCTCAAGCAGATTCTGTATCTGTATTGCTTCGAGAATCTATCCTATCGGCATATTTCCGAGAAGCTTCACATTTCAGAAGGAAGCGTCCGCCAATGCCTGTACCGCGCGCGCAAGATACTCAAGGATGATATGATGTTGAGAAATGAAAAGATCCTATGA
- a CDS encoding ABC transporter ATP-binding protein, translating into MGFTIDEQIAAKAANISLRYFDSGSFYDMLQRASSGQSQRVIELLNGPLQIFQSIITMISVIGVLLNFSPIMAIIVIAISIPPFFINHHIGNMRRSLLIKMIPISRRISYFLNLLRGRETAKEVRVFQLQHFVLGKWTKEYNKQMGFQLAFDRKSIGIQSANDLFNIVVMTATLGLFIWSGSRNGYSIGDYMAVSQAFVTIQGVATAVSMSVAGMFENVKFLSDMFAFLNIQVEEEQAETDTPATEFPALNEHGIRVENVSFAYDIDNRLRLKNVSFHIKPGQRVAIVGDNGAGKSTLIKCLLGLYRNYTGHIYYEHTDLKHMSAKLVFQHVGAVFQDYSKYDFSVKENIGIGDLERLDDEEGIRAAAERSGAHEFIAKLEHQYETDVGNTFGGAVDLSGGQWQKIAISRSFFSKANLLVFDEPAASLDPFAELALYQSLASLSEGKIAIMISHRLSSCVDADLILVMRDGEIVEQGAHEELIASNGYYASMFLSQLSSYQKKTAVAQSG; encoded by the coding sequence ATGGGGTTTACTATCGATGAACAAATAGCGGCCAAAGCAGCCAATATTTCGTTGCGATACTTTGACTCGGGAAGCTTCTATGACATGCTGCAAAGAGCTTCATCCGGTCAAAGCCAACGGGTAATTGAGCTTCTTAATGGTCCCTTACAAATATTCCAAAGTATCATCACGATGATTTCTGTCATTGGCGTACTGCTCAATTTCAGTCCGATCATGGCGATCATTGTCATCGCCATCTCGATTCCTCCTTTTTTCATTAATCACCATATAGGTAATATGAGGCGCAGTCTGCTGATCAAGATGATACCGATTTCCAGACGCATCTCGTATTTTCTTAATTTATTGCGCGGAAGAGAGACGGCGAAGGAGGTTCGAGTCTTTCAACTGCAACATTTTGTGCTAGGCAAATGGACCAAGGAGTACAACAAGCAAATGGGCTTTCAATTAGCGTTCGATCGAAAAAGTATTGGCATTCAAAGCGCCAATGATTTATTCAACATCGTTGTGATGACGGCAACCTTAGGACTCTTTATATGGTCAGGCTCCAGGAATGGATACAGCATTGGAGATTATATGGCAGTCTCACAGGCCTTTGTCACGATTCAAGGGGTAGCAACGGCTGTTTCGATGTCGGTTGCAGGAATGTTCGAGAATGTCAAGTTTCTATCCGATATGTTTGCATTTCTTAACATACAAGTGGAGGAAGAGCAGGCAGAGACCGACACGCCTGCGACAGAGTTCCCTGCACTGAATGAACATGGAATTAGGGTTGAAAATGTATCGTTTGCCTACGACATCGACAACCGATTGAGGCTGAAGAACGTGTCGTTCCATATTAAGCCAGGCCAGAGAGTGGCGATTGTGGGGGATAACGGGGCAGGGAAGAGCACCTTGATCAAATGTCTCCTTGGCCTCTATCGCAACTATACAGGCCATATTTATTACGAGCATACCGATCTGAAGCATATGAGTGCCAAGCTTGTCTTCCAGCATGTCGGCGCTGTATTTCAAGACTATTCCAAATACGATTTTTCGGTAAAAGAAAATATTGGAATCGGAGACCTTGAGCGTCTGGATGATGAGGAGGGAATTCGAGCAGCAGCAGAGAGAAGCGGCGCACATGAATTTATTGCGAAGCTGGAGCATCAATACGAGACAGATGTGGGCAATACATTTGGCGGTGCCGTCGATCTATCGGGGGGGCAATGGCAGAAGATCGCAATCAGCCGCTCCTTCTTCTCCAAGGCCAATCTTCTCGTCTTTGACGAGCCGGCAGCCTCCTTGGACCCGTTCGCGGAGCTGGCGCTGTATCAATCTCTGGCTAGTCTCTCCGAGGGGAAAATAGCGATCATGATATCCCATCGATTGAGCAGTTGTGTGGATGCAGACCTGATCCTGGTGATGCGCGACGGGGAGATCGTGGAGCAAGGCGCGCATGAGGAGCTGATAGCCAGTAACGGGTATTATGCGAGCATGTTCCTTAGCCAGCTCAGCAGCTATCAGAAGAAGACGGCGGTCGCCCAATCAGGTTGA
- a CDS encoding MauE/DoxX family redox-associated membrane protein encodes MKQTEGIAVDIFYFIRIFLGTMMIATAVLKLLSFNSFQLTVRQLNLVVMNAAFTVSGVIAIEMLSGILMFFDATYLGGSLLIVLLSLCFIGVAMRSKKLPGTITCNCFGSLIPENLGNHTIHRALVLIALTVLVVIMGSGYSADNQVSVYPIALSVLQSLAIIALYGNIRVLFSKPE; translated from the coding sequence ATGAAGCAAACGGAGGGAATAGCAGTGGACATCTTCTATTTTATTCGCATTTTTCTGGGGACCATGATGATAGCAACAGCCGTGCTCAAGCTTCTATCGTTCAACTCGTTCCAATTAACGGTCAGGCAACTGAATCTGGTCGTGATGAATGCGGCATTTACGGTGTCGGGTGTCATTGCCATCGAGATGCTATCCGGCATTCTTATGTTTTTTGATGCAACATACCTTGGAGGCTCCTTGCTCATCGTGCTGCTGTCGCTCTGTTTTATCGGGGTGGCGATGCGCTCCAAGAAGTTGCCGGGAACAATCACCTGCAACTGCTTTGGCAGCTTAATCCCGGAAAACCTGGGGAATCACACGATCCATCGCGCACTTGTCCTCATTGCCCTGACAGTGCTCGTCGTTATCATGGGATCAGGCTACAGCGCCGACAATCAGGTATCTGTCTACCCGATCGCGCTTAGCGTTCTTCAAAGCCTAGCTATTATTGCTCTCTACGGGAATATAAGAGTCTTGTTTTCTAAGCCGGAATAA